In the Nitratiruptor sp. YY09-18 genome, AATATAAAAGTAGATCTGATCACCCACAAACCCGCCAAGGCCTGCCACAAAAATAGAGATCCACAGATTCATGTCACCCGTATGGCTGAGTACTCCTGCCATGACAAGACCTGTCTCACCCTCCATAATACTCCAAACAAAAAGGATGATATATCCATACTCTTTGAGTAGATAAATAAACTTCTCTTCTAGATTGGCTCCTGGTGCATGGTAGAGTTGATAGCCAAGATAGGCTACAAAAAGAAAAACTCCTGCTAAAAGAAGTTGTATGAGCCAGTCTTTGTTTTTATTGAAAAAGTTACGCATTTCTACCTCAATCGAAATGGAGCAAAGATTTGGCCTGTACCATATCTTTGTCGCCCCGACCACTGAGATTGACAATGATAAGTTTGTTCTTGATATCTTGCATTTTTTTCAGATATGCTACTGCATGGGAGCTCTCAAATGCAGGAATAATTCCCTCTTTTTGACTCAGCCATACAAATGCATCAAGTGCTTCTTGGTCTGTGATTGCATCATAGCGTACAACTCCCTCATCTTTTAAAAAGCTATGCTCTGGACCAATTCCAGGATAGTCAAGTCCGGCACTGATTGAGTGAGCCTCTTGGATCTGTCCCTCTTCATCTTGTAAAACATAACTCATCTGTCCATGGAGTACCCCAGGACTTCCTTTAGCAAGACTTGCCCCATGCTTATTGGTATCAAGCCCCAGTCCACCGGCTTCGATGCCGATACATTGTACCTCCTCATCTTCCAAAAAGGCGTTAAATATTCCCATAGCGTTGCTTCCACCACCGATACATGCGATTACATAATCTGGAAGACGCTTTTCACTCGCAAGAATCTGTGCTTTTGCTTCATAACCAATAATTCCTTGAAAATCCCTTACCATCATGGGGTAGGGGTGTGGTCCTGCAACTGTACCGATGACATAGAAGGTATCTCTTGCATGGGTAACCCAATGGCGAATCGCTTCATTCATGGCATCTTTGAGTGTACGAGAGCCGTTTTTGACTGCATACACTTTTGCTCCTAAGAGTTTCATACGAAAGACATTGAGCTCTTGGCGTTTGACATCCTTTTCACCCATAAATATTTCACATTCCAGACCAAAAAGAGCAGCCATGGTTGCAGTAGCAACTCCATGCTGACCTGCTCCTGTCTCAGCAATCACCTTCTTTTTACCCAGACGCTTTGCAAGTAAACCTTGCAAAATGGTATTGTTAATTTTATGGGCACCTGTGTGATTGAGATCTTCTCTTTTAAGATAAATAGTCGCTCCAAGCTCTTTGGAGATATTTTGTGCATAATATAGAGGGCTTGGACGACCGACGTAATTTTCTAAATAGTAACGGGCCTCTTTCCAAAAATCTTCATCATGGCGAATTTTTTGGTACTCTTTGTCTAATTCAAGAAGTATAGGCATTAATGTTTCAGGCACAAAGCGTCCACCATGGATGCCAAAATGTCCAAATTGATCTGGGTCATATTTGCTTGGCTTTGGTATATACATTATTCTATCTCCAATATACTGTAAAAGTTTGTATGTTGTTTAAGTTTTTCATCTCCATGTAGAAATTTCAAATTAATTATAAAGCAAGCTTCCACAAGATTTGCACCAACTTTTTTGATGAGTTTTGCAGCGGCTTGTGCTGTGCCTCCTGTAGCTATAAGGTCATCTATGAGGAGTACGCGAGCATCTTTTTTGTCTCTAAAAGCATCGATATGTATCTCTATCTCATCCACTCCATATTCAAGCGCATACTTTTCACTCACAGTAGTATAGGGCAATTTGCCCTTTTTCCGCACTGGAACAAAGCCGACTTCGAGGCGTGTAGCAAGTGCTGCTCCAAAGATAAAACCACGACTCTCAATTCCAGCGATGAAGTCAAGGTTGTACTCTTTATAACGCTTTTGCAGGTGCTCCATGAGCATGGTGAAAGCTTTTGCATTATTAAGGAGAGTCGTTATATCTTTGAAAACGATTCCAGGTTTTGGAAAGTCGGGTACATCACGGATGGTAGAAAGGAGGTAGTCTCTATCTATCATTTCTTTCCTCCAAAGAGTATTATTTTTATACCAATTAATATCACCATTAGCAGTGCAAAAAAGAGATAGCCAACTACTTCTATACTCATTACTCTTCCAATGCCATTATCTTTTTGACTCTCTTTTCGTGACGTCCACCTTCAAATTCTGTCGTACACCATGCTTCTACAATCGACTCTACAACTCCTGGTCCTACAACTCTTTCGCCAAAACAAAGTACGTTTGCATCATTGTGTGCTCGTGCCATCTGGGCGGTGTAGTAGTCATGCACTTCTGCAGCGCGTATACCTTTGATCTTGTTTGCAGCAATACTCATGCCAATACCAGTACCACAAATAAGTACCCCTTGGCTATTTGGATCAGCAGCTACTGCACGTGCTACTTTTGCTGCATAGTCAGGATAATCTACGCGATCGCTACTATATGTACCGAGATCTTCTACGCTAAATCCTCTCTTTTCAAAGAGCTCTTTGACAAAGCCTTTGATTGCAAAGCCAGCATGGTCGCTGCCAATATAAACCTTTTTCATGGCTATATCCTTTCTAGTTGGTTAATGAGTTGTATAAAATCGATTCCTGTCATCATTGAGAGCAAAATCAAAATATAGTATACCGGCAAAAAGAATATGCTACTTGCAGGTGTTGCCAAAATGAGTATGAGAATAACCATTCCATAGGGGAAGAGATACTCATAGAGGCGTACAATGGGAGTGAAGCGCAGCATACGAGCCAGATACATCACAGCATTTGCACCATCAAGTGGAGGTATCGGCCAGAGATTAAATACTCCAAGAACTACATTGATAAGGACACTTTGGGCTAGAAAGAGGAAGAAAAACATTCCTACAAGTGAATCAGGTGTCCCAAGGAATGTGAGAATCAAAGCGCTAACAATTGCTAGGATAAAGTTATAGGTAACGCCAGCTAAACTCACTGCTATTGCACCAAGTTCACCGCCATTGCGCAAAACTACTGCCATATTCACAGGCACCGGCTTTGCCCATCCAAATATAAATCCAGCGTTGAGGAGATAGAGGGCTGCCGGGACGATAATAGTCCCAACTGGATCGATATGTTTTATGGGATTGATGGAGAGGCGGCCAGCGAGTTTGGCGGTCTGGTCGCCAAGCTTGTAGGCTACGAAACCATGCATTATCTCATGGCCTACCACAGAGACTATAAGTGAGAGTACCATGGCGATGATATTGAGAATTTTAACGGTCTCCACGTCTTGCTTCTTTCATCTCTTCTTCTATTTGGTGGACAGTTTTTCCTACGCGATCCCATCTTGGTATATAGTTTTCATCCCAGCTCCAGTAGATGAACCATGGCTTGCCAACGACGAGTTTATAGGGTACCGGACCCCAAAAACGGCTATCATTAGAGTGGTCGCGATTATCTCCCATCATAAAGTATTGTCCCTTAGGTACTTTGATAGGAGGGAAGTTGAAAATTTGCTGCGGAAAGCGTCCATCATTGATAATTTTAGGGTCATGATGAATACCAGGATGATCTTTCATGTAGGGGTTTTTGACCCATAAATACCCTTCAATCTCTATAATACTATCCTTCGGATAGTGTTTTCGTACATATTCATTCCCTTCATGAGGGTGGAGATAGAGGTCCTTGTTGTGCACAAAAAGCATATCTCCATCCACTGCTACACAGCGCTTGACATAGTGGATTTTGGGATTTACGGGATAGCGAAATATAACAATATCTCCTCTTTTTGGGCCTTCTCCTCGTATGAGGTGGCCATCGCCATCTGGATCTGGAAGGACCGGAATTTCAAGCCATGGAATATGGGGGGTTGGGACTCCGTACGCAAATTTTTTCACAAAGAGATGATCACCTATGAGAAGTGTGTTTTTCATACTACCACTTGGGATAACAAAAGCTTGTGCTACAAAAAATATCACAAGCAAAACAATGACAATCGTTCCGGTCCAGGTATTGGACCAGTGGTAAAATTTGATCAGCCTATCTTTCAATCAGTAATCCTTTTTTTGGCAGCTTTGAGAGTGTTTTGCAAGAGCATCGCAATAGTCATAGGTCCCACGCCACCAGGAACGGGAGTAATATAGGAAGCCTTTTTACTTACCTCTTCAAAATCCACATCACCCACAAGTCTTCCATCATCAAGGCGGTTAATGCCGATATCGATGATAATGACTCCATCTTTGACCATATCAGCAGTTATGAGAGAGGGTTTACCTACTCCTACAACCACCATATCTGCTCTTTTGGTATGTGATTGTAGATCTTTTGTGTAAATATGGCAAATATCTACTGTGGCATTTGCATTGAGTAAAAGTGCAGCCATTGGTTTGCCGACAATGTTACTCGCACCTACAACACACACATCAAGACCTTGAGGATTAATGCTATACTCTTTGAGCAGCTCCATCACTCCAAGTGGCGTGCACGGAGCAAATGTCTCAAGCCCTTGCATGAGACGGCCAAAATTGTATGGGTGAAAACCATCCACATCTTTAGCTGGATCGATAAGCTCGAGTATGCGAGTAGTATCGATATGTGGCGGCAATGGAAGCTGTACCAAAATCCCGTCTATATTGGGATTTTTATTCATCATCTTAATAGTATCTTCGATTTTTTCTTGGGATATATCATCAGGCATTTCATGCACTATGGAGTAAAATCCCACCTCTTTGCAAGCTTTTGCTTTCATTTTCACATATGTGTGGCTCGCTGGATCATCACCTACGAGGATAACTGCAAGTCCAGGTGTAATTCCGTGATGCTGTTTAAGATCCTCAACTTCTGCTTTGATTTGCTCTTTTATCTTTTGAGAGAGTTTTTTACCGTCAAGTATCTTCATTTCGCCTCTTTTAGGTAGCTTCTAAAATATTTTTGCTATGATATCAAAAACAAATTTTGATTTGGTTTAAGGTGCTTGATGTTACGGATATTTTTCCTACTATTTCCTCTTTTTTTGCTTGCTGATTCATTCATAACAAAAGATGAGTATGCAAAAATGCTCTATCAAAATCCCA is a window encoding:
- the trpB gene encoding tryptophan synthase subunit beta, whose product is MYIPKPSKYDPDQFGHFGIHGGRFVPETLMPILLELDKEYQKIRHDEDFWKEARYYLENYVGRPSPLYYAQNISKELGATIYLKREDLNHTGAHKINNTILQGLLAKRLGKKKVIAETGAGQHGVATATMAALFGLECEIFMGEKDVKRQELNVFRMKLLGAKVYAVKNGSRTLKDAMNEAIRHWVTHARDTFYVIGTVAGPHPYPMMVRDFQGIIGYEAKAQILASEKRLPDYVIACIGGGSNAMGIFNAFLEDEEVQCIGIEAGGLGLDTNKHGASLAKGSPGVLHGQMSYVLQDEEGQIQEAHSISAGLDYPGIGPEHSFLKDEGVVRYDAITDQEALDAFVWLSQKEGIIPAFESSHAVAYLKKMQDIKNKLIIVNLSGRGDKDMVQAKSLLHFD
- a CDS encoding adenine phosphoribosyltransferase; the encoded protein is MIDRDYLLSTIRDVPDFPKPGIVFKDITTLLNNAKAFTMLMEHLQKRYKEYNLDFIAGIESRGFIFGAALATRLEVGFVPVRKKGKLPYTTVSEKYALEYGVDEIEIHIDAFRDKKDARVLLIDDLIATGGTAQAAAKLIKKVGANLVEACFIINLKFLHGDEKLKQHTNFYSILEIE
- the folD gene encoding bifunctional methylenetetrahydrofolate dehydrogenase/methenyltetrahydrofolate cyclohydrolase FolD; translation: MKILDGKKLSQKIKEQIKAEVEDLKQHHGITPGLAVILVGDDPASHTYVKMKAKACKEVGFYSIVHEMPDDISQEKIEDTIKMMNKNPNIDGILVQLPLPPHIDTTRILELIDPAKDVDGFHPYNFGRLMQGLETFAPCTPLGVMELLKEYSINPQGLDVCVVGASNIVGKPMAALLLNANATVDICHIYTKDLQSHTKRADMVVVGVGKPSLITADMVKDGVIIIDIGINRLDDGRLVGDVDFEEVSKKASYITPVPGGVGPMTIAMLLQNTLKAAKKRITD
- the lepB gene encoding signal peptidase I, whose product is MKDRLIKFYHWSNTWTGTIVIVLLVIFFVAQAFVIPSGSMKNTLLIGDHLFVKKFAYGVPTPHIPWLEIPVLPDPDGDGHLIRGEGPKRGDIVIFRYPVNPKIHYVKRCVAVDGDMLFVHNKDLYLHPHEGNEYVRKHYPKDSIIEIEGYLWVKNPYMKDHPGIHHDPKIINDGRFPQQIFNFPPIKVPKGQYFMMGDNRDHSNDSRFWGPVPYKLVVGKPWFIYWSWDENYIPRWDRVGKTVHQIEEEMKEARRGDR
- a CDS encoding site-2 protease family protein is translated as METVKILNIIAMVLSLIVSVVGHEIMHGFVAYKLGDQTAKLAGRLSINPIKHIDPVGTIIVPAALYLLNAGFIFGWAKPVPVNMAVVLRNGGELGAIAVSLAGVTYNFILAIVSALILTFLGTPDSLVGMFFFLFLAQSVLINVVLGVFNLWPIPPLDGANAVMYLARMLRFTPIVRLYEYLFPYGMVILILILATPASSIFFLPVYYILILLSMMTGIDFIQLINQLERI
- the rpiB gene encoding ribose 5-phosphate isomerase B; the protein is MKKVYIGSDHAGFAIKGFVKELFEKRGFSVEDLGTYSSDRVDYPDYAAKVARAVAADPNSQGVLICGTGIGMSIAANKIKGIRAAEVHDYYTAQMARAHNDANVLCFGERVVGPGVVESIVEAWCTTEFEGGRHEKRVKKIMALEE